The sequence GCCTCCCACATACGGAAGACATCATTCTCCTGGATGTCCCAAACACTACTCTTGGTTACACTCTTAATTGATAATGACGGATTACTTTCCGGTTGTTGTTGTTTTGTTCTTGCCATATTATTCTACTAATTTTTGTGCAAATGTAACCACTTTATTTTTTATTCGCAAGTTTTTGGCCATAATTTTTTGTAATTATCGCAATTTAGCGTAACTTTGTGCCCGAATATGGCACAACCATTAGCTGAAAGACTGCGTCCACGCACTTTAGATGAGTATATCGGACAAGAACATCTGGTGGGTGAGGGAGCTGTTCTGCGTAAAATGATCGACGCAGGACGCATACCTTCGTTTATCCTTTGGGGCCCTCCTGGAGTGGGTAAAACCACCCTGGCCCAGATTATCGCCCACAAGTTAGAAACACCCTTCTACACGCTCTCGGCTGTAACGAGTGGTGTGAAGGATGTGCGCGAGGTGATTGAGCGCGCTCAGAAGGGCAGGTTCTTCAACGAGGCATCACCTATATTATTTATAGACGAGATACACCGTTTCTCAAAGTCGCAGCAGGACTCGCTGCTGGGGGCTGTAGAGAAGGGTATCGTAACCCTGATTGGTGCCACCACCGAGAACCCGTCGTTCGAGGTGATACGTCCGTTGCTGTCGCGTTGTCAGCTCTATGTGCTCAAGTCGTTACAGAAGGACGATTTGCAGAAACTGCTGGAGCGCGCCATCCATACCGATGCGATTCTGAAGGAGCGAAATATCGTACTACAGGAAACCAGCGCGATGCTGAGATATAGCGGAGGTGATGCTCGTAAGTTGTTGAATATCTTAGAGTTGGTGGTTGAAGCTGAAGCAGGGGATGAAGTGGTGATTACCGACGAGAAGGTGGTGAACCGACTGCAGCAGAATCCGTTGGCTTACGATAAGGATGGCGAGATGCACTACGATATCATCTCGGCGTTTATCAAGAGTATCCGAGGCTCCGATCCTGATGCCGCCTTGTATTGGCTGGCACGTATGATTGAGGGCGGCGAGGACCCGCAGTTCATCGCCCGTCGACTGGTGATCAGCGCTTCTGAAGATATAGGTTTGGCCAATCCAAATGCCTTGTTGCTGGCTAATGCCGCGTTTGATGCTGTGATGAAGATTGGTTGGCCCGAGGGTAGGATTCCTTTAGCCGAGGCTACTGTTTATCTGGCCACATCACCAAAGAGCAACAGCGCCTACTTAGGCGTTGATGCAGCACTCGACCTGGTGCGCCGAACGGGTAATCAGCCAGTGCCGCTGCCCATCCGTAATGCGCCCACACAGTTGATGAAGGATCTGGGCTATCACGACGGCTATAAGTATCCGCACGACTTTGCTGGGCATTTTACACCGCAGCAGTATATGCCCGATGCTCTGCAAGACGAACGCATCTGGCACGGGCAGCATAATCCTACCGAAGAGAAATTATACCAACGCATGGTGAACTATTGGGGAAAAAGATACGAAGACTAAAATGAATATGGATCAGGAATTGATTATCAAGTTAATAGAGTTATTAGGCACATTTGCCTTTGCAATATCCGGCATCAGGCATGCTGCTGCTAAGCGCTTCGACTGGTTTGGCGGTTATGTGTGTGGTGTGGCTGTGGCTATTGGCGGCGGTACCATCCGCGATGTCATGTTAGGCACCACACCATTCTGGATGACCAACGCTATCTATCTGATTTGTACGGCAGTAGCACTGCTTACGGTGGTGCTCTTCGGCAAATGGATGGAGCCCTTGAAGAACGCTTGGTTTGTGTTCGATACCTTGGGTTTGGCACTCTTTACGATTGCCGGAATCCAGAAGAGTTTAGCCTTCGATCAGCCTTTCTGGGTGGCTATCATCATGGGCTGTATCACCGGTTCGGCTGGTGGTGTGATTCGTGATGTGTTGCTGAACAACGAGCCCGTGATATTCCATAAGGAGATATATGCGATGGCGTGTGTGATAGGCGGTGTGGCCTATTGGGGACTTGCCGAACTGGGTGTAGCAGCCGAAATAAGCGCGGTGGTAAGCTTTATCGTTACCTGCCTGATTCGCTTCCTGGCTGTACGCTATCACCTTTCACTCCCCGTATTAAAGGAAAAATAGAAAAATAGTAAATAGTCAAATTGTCAAATAAATAAGATGGCAGAACAAACAAATAGACGAAGAAAGAGTAGTAACCAGCCCGTAGATCCTACCTACGGACACCTTCAGCCACAGGCTCTGGAGATTGAGAAGGCTGTGCTGGGTGCGCTGATGATTGATAAGGATGCCTACGCGGTAGTGTGCGAGATTCTGCGTCCTGAGAGCTTCTACGAGCCTCGTAACCAGATGGTTTATGCCGCCATACGCGACTTGAGTATGGAGGAGAAACCAGTTGATATTCTGACGGTTACCGATCAGTTGGCTAAGTCGGGAAATCTGGAGCAGGTGGGCGGTCCCGGTTATGTGGCCGAGCTGAGCTCTAATGTGGTATCATCGGCCAATATCGAGTATCACGCCAATATCATCGCCCAGAAGTCGCTGGCCCGTCAGCTCATCTCGTTCTCGAGCATGATTCAGACCAAGGCTTTCGACGAGACGATTGATGTTGAGGACCTGATGCAGGAGGCCGAGGGTTCGCTCTTCGAGTTGTCGCAGCACAACATGAAGAAGGACTATACCTCGATCGACCCCGTTATCTCGCTGGCTGTAAAGGGTATCCAGGATGCCGCTAAGAACACCGACGGTTTGACGGGTGTTTCAACCGGTTACTTTAAGCTCGACGACCTGACCAGTGGATGGCAGGCTTCCGACTTGGTGATTATCGCCGGACGTCCTGCGATGGGTAAGACATCGTTTGCCCTCTCGATGGCCAAGAATATTGCCGCCGATATCCGTACACCTATGGCTTTCTTCTCGTTAGAGATGTCGAACGTTCAGTTGGTAAACCGATTGATCTCGAATGCCTGTGAGATTCAGGGGTCGAAGATTCTGAACGGACAGCTGCAACGTGACGAGTGGGAGCGACTGGATAAGAACATCAACAAGCTGTTGGGCGCACCGCTGTATATCGACGATACCCCAGGTCTTTCGGTATTCGAGTTGCGTACCAAGGCCCGTCGACTGGTTCGTGAGCATGGTGTGAAGCTGATTATGATCGACTACCTGCAGCTGATGAATGCCAACGGTATGCGATTCAGCAGCCGACAGGAAGAGGTGTCAACCATCTCTCGTTCGCTCAAGGGTTTGGCTAAGGAGTTGAATATTCCCATCCTGGCACTGAGTCAGCTGAACCGTGGTGTTGAGAGCCGTGAGGGATTGGAAGGAAAGCGCCCACAGCTGAGCGACCTGCGTGAGTCGGGAGCCATCGAGCAGGATGCCGACATGGTACTGTTCGTACACCGTCCTGAGTACTATCATATCTATCAGGATGATAACGGACGCGACCTGCATGGTATGGCGCAGATTATTATTGCTAAACACCGTAAGGGTGCTACGGGCGACGTGCTGCTTACCTTCCGTGGTGAGTACACCCGTTTCGAGAATCCCGAGGATAAAGCTATCGAGAACCGTGCCCCAATGGGAGGCGGCGAGATATTGGGATCAAAAATAAACGGAGACAACCCACCGTTGCCTCCGTCAGATCCAAACGAACCGTTACCTTTCTAACGGTTATTTGTATTTCTCAATCAAGTTATCTGCCTGCAGATTGCCCATTTCCTTGGCTTTCTGCAGGTTTTGTATTCCCTCTTTCTTGTTGCCCTTCAGGCACTGGGCCACACCTAAGAACAGGTAACCGTCGCTGTCGTTAGCATCAACGCTCAGGCTCTCCTTGGCGGTGGCAATCGCATTGTCGTAAAGACCCACACGGATTTCGAGCGATGCCTTCTCGGCGTAATAAAGTGTCTCCTTAGGATTCATTACGATGGCGCGGGTGATATCGTTGAGTGCCTGCTGATACAAACGACCTTCGATTTCGGCCTGGTGACGGATGTAGTAGAAGTTATCGTTGACGTTGGCCTTCATCAGCTCCTCGTAATCGTTCATATCGGCGATAGCCTCGCGGAACTTCTTTGCCTGCAAACGGGCTTGGGCACGCGACCACAGATAAGGAGCGGCCTCTTTCAGATAGGGTTTGCTGTACATGTTCATAGCGCTATCCATCAGAGCCAGCATCGAGGTGGTATCCTTCAGCATCTCCTTGCAACGGGCAGCGCTGAAGTACAGCTCGGCACTCTTCATGTTGGTGCTCGAGAGCTCGTTGTAGATATCGTAGGCCTCGGCATATTTCTTCTGGGCAAACAGGATATTAGCCTCAGTCTGACGATACATCAGCTGTGGGTTAACGGCGTTGGCGGTACGAACCTCTTCGAGTGCCTTGTCCAGTGTCCACTTATCGTAAGGCACGTCAGTCTGGAAAATATTCTTGTTGTAGATCAGTCGGGCATAGTTGTAATGCGCATCATCCTTCTGCTGAGCGTTCTTGATGGCCATCTCCATATCGCGGTCGGCAGCGGCAAAATCGTTGGCACCAGCCTCAAGCTGCGCGCGATACATATATCCGTCGGCAGCGTTGGGGAACTTATGGATAAAGTCCTCGATCAGGGCTGCATAAGCGGCAGAATCCTGCTGTGTCTGGGCCATGTAGAGTGCCAGAACAGCCTCCTTGATGTTATCGGGCAGCTCCTTCTTAATCTTGGTCTCCTGCAGACTAGCCTCGTTCATACCAAAGCCCGAAATCTTCAGCGAATCGGCAAAGCGGGCGCTTACGGCATAGTTGAGAGTATCCTTATCGGTAGCGGGCTGCTGCATCATACCGATTACTTCGCCCATCTGGTTAATCAGCGGACAGCTAACGGTGTTGGCGGGCATGGTGAGTGCTACGGTATAGTAATCGTACTCGCCCTGGAAGGTTTCAGCCTTACGAACGGTACCTGCTGGCACGTTCTTTACCTCGTGATAAGGCAACAGCCAAGCCTGACTGCCTACAGTGGCCGAAGCGCTGCTGATGGCCAGAGGCTGGGTTTTACCGCTTACACGGAACTTTACTACATCGTACATATCGTTTACACCTACGATGCTTACTACGGGCATTTCTTTACCGGCAGCATCAATCACTACAGCTCTTGTGGCACCCTTGAATGGGGTGTAGTTACTGACTGCGTCGCCATTGGCGCTGGTAAAGAAACCGTTACTGCTGCCGATGAGCGAACCGTCAGCGGCAAAGGTTTTCAGGGTGAATACCGACTTGGTGGCTTTCTTTACCCAGCTAGGCTGAGCACCTGCCAGCAATGGCATCACCGCCAGTAATATCAATAAAACTTTCTTTTTCATATCTAATGTTTAATGTTTAATCTTTAATGTTTAATCTTTAATGTTTAATGTTTAATGTTTAATGTCCAAGCAGTGCTTTCGCATTCTGTATCGCTGCTTCCGATACGTCGCTACCACTCAGCATCTGAGCAATCTCGCGTATACGTTCGTCGGCATCAAGCTGGCGCATCTTACTGGTGGTACCATTGGCGGTCTCGTTCTTCTCAACCTTATAATGTACCGAACCTAAGGCTGCAATCTGTGGCAGGTGTGTAATGCTGATAACCTGGCGACCATGACCGCCCATCTCTTTCATAATCTGGGCCATCATCTCGGCAGTCTTTCCGCTCACACCGGTATCAATCTCGTCGAAGATGATTGTTGGCAGCTTCACGGCACCGCTGATCATCGCCTTGAGCGACAGCATCACACGGGCAATCTCACCACCCGAAGCCACCTGAGAGACAGGCTGGAGTGGGGTAGATGTGTTGGCGCTGAACAGAAACGAAACCCTGTCGCAACCATTTACGCCCAGCTCGATAGTGGTAAGTTGGATGCTGAACCTTACGTGTGGCATACCCAGTGGTACCAGGCGCTTCTGCATCTCGTCCTCAATCTTCTTGACAGCCTTGGTGCGCAGTTTGGTAAGTGCCTCGGCCTCCTTACGGGCCTGGGCTTCCAACTGGCTGACGCGTGCCTTTACCTCGTCGAGCGATTCGTCGCCGTTCTCGATGGCCTGCAGCTGCTGGTGCAACATTTCGCGTTTCTCAATCAGCGCCTCGATAGCGTCAACGTGGTATTTCTTCTCTAACTCGTAGATGCGGTCCAAGCGGTTGTTAACCTGATCCAGTTCGGCAGGATCGAAATCAACCGACTCTAACAGGCTGCTGATTTCGTGAGCCACATCCTTCAGATCGATATAACTGCTGTCGATACGCTGAATCAAATCGCCCACCTCGGGATAAACAGCCTCGATGCTGCGTAAGGCCGAGAGCGACGAGCGCAACTGTTCTATCACACCGTTCTGATCGGCCGATAGGGCATTGTCGGTGGTATAGAGGGCGCTCTTGATATCCTCGGAGTGCTCCATCGTGTCGCTGCGCTGTTCCAACTCTTCCTGCTCGCCTTCAACCAGGTGCGCATTCTCCAGCTCCTCATACTGGAACTGCAGGAAATCGCGGTTCTCGCGGTTACGCTCGATAGCTGCCTGCAGCTCTGCCAGTTCCTTTTCGGCAGCCTGATAAGCAGTGTATGTCTGCTGGTATTTGGTCAACTGGGCGGCATCGTCGGCAATGATATCTACCACCTCTAACTGGAAGTCTTGCTTGTTAAGCAACAGGTTCTGGTGCTGCGAGTGAACATCCATCAGCTGGTCGCCTAACTCCTTGAGCATCGAGAGTGCCACGGGCGTGTCGTTGATAAACGCACGACTCTTACCGGCTGCTGTCAGTTCGCGACGGATGATACAGTCGTCGGCATCGTACTCGATATCGTTCTCATCAAAGAAAGCCTGCATGTTGTAACGCGACAAATCAAAATGCGCCTCAATCACACATTTCTCGGCTCCCTGTTTGATGGTCTTCGAGTCGGCACGCTGTCCTAATAGCAAGGCGATGGCGCCCAGGATAATACTCTTTCCGGCTCCGGTCTCACCGGTAATCACCGAGAAACCTTCGTAGAGCGAGATGTCCAGCTCGTCGATCAGCGTAAAGTTCTTGATATATAAATGCTTAAGCATAGCCTTATTTTACTATTTGACAATTTACGATTTGACAGTTATTGTTTGATGGCTTCCCAACTATTGTTCTGGGATGCATTCAATCCCATCAGAATATCGTAGATACGTTGTTTCTCTTTTTGTGTACCTTTACCTTTGTAGATATTGGCCAGCTCATCTTTCTTGTAGTCGGTCCATGTCTGCGGCAACAAACTCAGCGGTTTGTTTTCGTGGGCCTGCTTCAGGTCGTTCTCGAGTGCTGCCGATATTTCTGTTCGGCCACGTTCGGCGTTATTGGTCATCTCGTCCAGCCCCTTGCGATAATAATCGTATTGCAACTGGCGGAAGGGCTTCATGCCTTCGTCCATATAGTCGTTGATAACGGCAAAGCGGTTGCGGTTGTCCTCGAACGATTTCCAACCCGTAAAGCCCAGGTTCTGAGCGTTGTTTACCAGCACCAGGCAGCGCTGCAGCACATCGGTTCCACCCATGGGCGCAAAGCTGTCGAGATCTAAACCAATCATCAGCAGGGCGTAGTAGGCTAGGAGAGCGGTCAGTTGGTTGTCGATGTTCTCTTCGGCAAAGCTCAACTGGTCGAACTGCTGGAACACGAAGTTAAAGTTGGCATCCCTATTATTATATAATGTAGTGTTATAGGCTGCATTAAAGACAGGGCGGTTGGCTTGTATAAGGGCGGTACACTCAAAGCGGTTCTCATCGCGAAGATACTTGTTTACGGTCAGGTTCAGGTTGCACTGGATACGTTCGTTTTTCTGAAACTGCAGGTCGGTCCATGCGCGCTCGTTCATAAACTGCTCGATGGTTTGCTGCAGGTTCTCAAACACGCTGTTATCGGTGCCTTGTATCTGACTGTGGTTCACACTAACCTTAACTTGCAGCTCTTGGGCATGTACGCCAAGAACTGCAAGTAGTGCTAGTATGGTTAAACAAGTATTCCTGATCATCCGTTAAGTTTTGACTCGCGAAGACGAATTCTTGTAAGTATTTGCTTGGTGTTATACGTGAAGTCGCCCGACAGAATCCAGCTGTAGTAGCCTGGGTCGATATGCAGCACGTCGGCTACAGGAATGCCCTTGTGCTTACCGAAGTTGAACACCTCGGTGAGGCGTGGGTTGCCCTGTTCGTCGAGTAGGGTGTTACCGTTGCGGTCCTTCATCTCGCCCCAAACGATACGACCGGCAAAATCCACGTTGTTGTTTACACGTGAGAATTCGGCCAACTTGTTCATATCGTTCTCAAGCACCTTCTCGGGATCCTCGTTAGCACCTGGTGCATACTTGTCCAGCTCGCCCATCAGCACACGGTAGGTGGCTTCGGTATCCTGGTCGGCACGGTGTGCTTCGAAGTCTTCCTCCATCTTGCGTCCGCAGTAGAACTTGTAGGCAGCAGCCAGATTACGGCGCTCCATCTTATGGAAGATGGTCTGTGCGTCGATCATCTTGCACTTGCTGAAATCAAAATCTACGCCAGCACGCAGGAATTCCTCAGCGAGTAGGGGAATATCAAAGTGGTTTGAGTTAAAGCCCGCAAAGTCGCAGCCAGTAAACTTCTCGGCCAGCACGGCGCCCAACTGCTTGAATGTGGGCTTATCCTTTACATCGTCGTTCGAGATACCCGTAAGCTGGGTAATCATCGGCTCGATGGGCTTTTCGGGGTTTACCAACTCGTTGCCACGCTCTTCGTGTCCGTCGGGATATACTTTTATATACGAGATCTGGATAATACGGTCCTTAACCAAGTCAAGGCCCGTAGTT is a genomic window of Xylanibacter ruminicola 23 containing:
- a CDS encoding replication-associated recombination protein A, giving the protein MAQPLAERLRPRTLDEYIGQEHLVGEGAVLRKMIDAGRIPSFILWGPPGVGKTTLAQIIAHKLETPFYTLSAVTSGVKDVREVIERAQKGRFFNEASPILFIDEIHRFSKSQQDSLLGAVEKGIVTLIGATTENPSFEVIRPLLSRCQLYVLKSLQKDDLQKLLERAIHTDAILKERNIVLQETSAMLRYSGGDARKLLNILELVVEAEAGDEVVITDEKVVNRLQQNPLAYDKDGEMHYDIISAFIKSIRGSDPDAALYWLARMIEGGEDPQFIARRLVISASEDIGLANPNALLLANAAFDAVMKIGWPEGRIPLAEATVYLATSPKSNSAYLGVDAALDLVRRTGNQPVPLPIRNAPTQLMKDLGYHDGYKYPHDFAGHFTPQQYMPDALQDERIWHGQHNPTEEKLYQRMVNYWGKRYED
- a CDS encoding trimeric intracellular cation channel family protein, translated to MDQELIIKLIELLGTFAFAISGIRHAAAKRFDWFGGYVCGVAVAIGGGTIRDVMLGTTPFWMTNAIYLICTAVALLTVVLFGKWMEPLKNAWFVFDTLGLALFTIAGIQKSLAFDQPFWVAIIMGCITGSAGGVIRDVLLNNEPVIFHKEIYAMACVIGGVAYWGLAELGVAAEISAVVSFIVTCLIRFLAVRYHLSLPVLKEK
- the dnaB gene encoding replicative DNA helicase translates to MAEQTNRRRKSSNQPVDPTYGHLQPQALEIEKAVLGALMIDKDAYAVVCEILRPESFYEPRNQMVYAAIRDLSMEEKPVDILTVTDQLAKSGNLEQVGGPGYVAELSSNVVSSANIEYHANIIAQKSLARQLISFSSMIQTKAFDETIDVEDLMQEAEGSLFELSQHNMKKDYTSIDPVISLAVKGIQDAAKNTDGLTGVSTGYFKLDDLTSGWQASDLVIIAGRPAMGKTSFALSMAKNIAADIRTPMAFFSLEMSNVQLVNRLISNACEIQGSKILNGQLQRDEWERLDKNINKLLGAPLYIDDTPGLSVFELRTKARRLVREHGVKLIMIDYLQLMNANGMRFSSRQEEVSTISRSLKGLAKELNIPILALSQLNRGVESREGLEGKRPQLSDLRESGAIEQDADMVLFVHRPEYYHIYQDDNGRDLHGMAQIIIAKHRKGATGDVLLTFRGEYTRFENPEDKAIENRAPMGGGEILGSKINGDNPPLPPSDPNEPLPF
- a CDS encoding serine protease, whose product is MKKKVLLILLAVMPLLAGAQPSWVKKATKSVFTLKTFAADGSLIGSSNGFFTSANGDAVSNYTPFKGATRAVVIDAAGKEMPVVSIVGVNDMYDVVKFRVSGKTQPLAISSASATVGSQAWLLPYHEVKNVPAGTVRKAETFQGEYDYYTVALTMPANTVSCPLINQMGEVIGMMQQPATDKDTLNYAVSARFADSLKISGFGMNEASLQETKIKKELPDNIKEAVLALYMAQTQQDSAAYAALIEDFIHKFPNAADGYMYRAQLEAGANDFAAADRDMEMAIKNAQQKDDAHYNYARLIYNKNIFQTDVPYDKWTLDKALEEVRTANAVNPQLMYRQTEANILFAQKKYAEAYDIYNELSSTNMKSAELYFSAARCKEMLKDTTSMLALMDSAMNMYSKPYLKEAAPYLWSRAQARLQAKKFREAIADMNDYEELMKANVNDNFYYIRHQAEIEGRLYQQALNDITRAIVMNPKETLYYAEKASLEIRVGLYDNAIATAKESLSVDANDSDGYLFLGVAQCLKGNKKEGIQNLQKAKEMGNLQADNLIEKYK
- the recN gene encoding DNA repair protein RecN; this translates as MLKHLYIKNFTLIDELDISLYEGFSVITGETGAGKSIILGAIALLLGQRADSKTIKQGAEKCVIEAHFDLSRYNMQAFFDENDIEYDADDCIIRRELTAAGKSRAFINDTPVALSMLKELGDQLMDVHSQHQNLLLNKQDFQLEVVDIIADDAAQLTKYQQTYTAYQAAEKELAELQAAIERNRENRDFLQFQYEELENAHLVEGEQEELEQRSDTMEHSEDIKSALYTTDNALSADQNGVIEQLRSSLSALRSIEAVYPEVGDLIQRIDSSYIDLKDVAHEISSLLESVDFDPAELDQVNNRLDRIYELEKKYHVDAIEALIEKREMLHQQLQAIENGDESLDEVKARVSQLEAQARKEAEALTKLRTKAVKKIEDEMQKRLVPLGMPHVRFSIQLTTIELGVNGCDRVSFLFSANTSTPLQPVSQVASGGEIARVMLSLKAMISGAVKLPTIIFDEIDTGVSGKTAEMMAQIMKEMGGHGRQVISITHLPQIAALGSVHYKVEKNETANGTTSKMRQLDADERIREIAQMLSGSDVSEAAIQNAKALLGH
- a CDS encoding DUF4835 family protein gives rise to the protein MIRNTCLTILALLAVLGVHAQELQVKVSVNHSQIQGTDNSVFENLQQTIEQFMNERAWTDLQFQKNERIQCNLNLTVNKYLRDENRFECTALIQANRPVFNAAYNTTLYNNRDANFNFVFQQFDQLSFAEENIDNQLTALLAYYALLMIGLDLDSFAPMGGTDVLQRCLVLVNNAQNLGFTGWKSFEDNRNRFAVINDYMDEGMKPFRQLQYDYYRKGLDEMTNNAERGRTEISAALENDLKQAHENKPLSLLPQTWTDYKKDELANIYKGKGTQKEKQRIYDILMGLNASQNNSWEAIKQ
- a CDS encoding 3'-5' exonuclease — its product is MKLNLTKPLVIFDLETTGLDLVKDRIIQISYIKVYPDGHEERGNELVNPEKPIEPMITQLTGISNDDVKDKPTFKQLGAVLAEKFTGCDFAGFNSNHFDIPLLAEEFLRAGVDFDFSKCKMIDAQTIFHKMERRNLAAAYKFYCGRKMEEDFEAHRADQDTEATYRVLMGELDKYAPGANEDPEKVLENDMNKLAEFSRVNNNVDFAGRIVWGEMKDRNGNTLLDEQGNPRLTEVFNFGKHKGIPVADVLHIDPGYYSWILSGDFTYNTKQILTRIRLRESKLNG